In Oceaniferula marina, the following proteins share a genomic window:
- a CDS encoding glycosyl hydrolase family 95 catalytic domain-containing protein, whose translation MFKHLTIALSLSLHITSHAEEIVTSKERQNDLLGKDSLTLPAPIKKWDNAIPLGNGMTGGLLWGEGRELRLSLDRGDLWDERGNANVYDSKRNYKTLLKSIENKDRATWNKYFDATYNGSKWTKIPGGRLVMTLPEGTTAKTFHLDFSTATAEVKLTDGKSAHAFFSATKPVTLLRVPKGTEFKFVRPASIDKLGYPAPSIVKKNNSIIYTQKTAEELEFTFGVRWQPMEDHLLVAIATATNENAKSPRNHVDKIIADSFSSGWKNLHTSHKSWWNNLYNASSVTIPRPRLQHHYNLVKYYYGSGSRAHASPMPLQGVWTADAGGLPPWKGDYHNDLNTQMTYVAWQAAGLVDPGMSYINYYVDRMPQFRKYGKDFFDLDTAMVPGVMTHKGQAMGGWGQYAMSLTAGLWNGHAFYQHWKTSGDDQFLADTAYPWFEEITSSTLQLTDEKNGKLYLKTSSSPEWHDQRWEAYLEPNSNFDQALLTWSLQALEEMAHALGKSNDAKKWAAYQKKMPPLQFDPKTKALLVSKGTPFKNSHRHFSHAMAIHPLATLNIDQGEKEREAVRATVRQLIDEGSGAWVGYSFTWAASLAARAGFPDDAARLLTDFERAFVTRNGFHVNGDQTKSGLSGFTYRPFTLEGNFLLMDAIHEMYLQSWGDKIRIFPSVPDTWDDASFTNLRAEGGFKVSAVRKNKQTQKVTITSQKKSTLRLQNPFGSKGFKSNIPTKIDNEIIAVVLQPDQSITLISN comes from the coding sequence ATGTTTAAGCATCTAACCATAGCGCTCTCTCTATCTCTTCACATTACCTCTCATGCTGAAGAAATTGTCACATCCAAAGAGCGCCAAAATGACCTCCTAGGTAAAGACTCACTAACGTTGCCCGCACCAATCAAAAAATGGGACAATGCCATTCCTCTCGGAAATGGAATGACTGGGGGGCTGCTATGGGGTGAAGGACGGGAACTCCGGCTCTCACTCGACCGCGGAGATCTCTGGGACGAAAGAGGAAACGCCAATGTCTACGACTCCAAACGCAACTATAAGACACTGCTCAAATCAATCGAGAATAAAGACCGTGCCACTTGGAATAAGTATTTCGACGCTACCTACAACGGTTCCAAATGGACTAAAATCCCTGGTGGACGACTCGTCATGACCCTCCCTGAGGGAACTACGGCCAAGACCTTTCACCTCGACTTCTCCACCGCCACCGCCGAGGTAAAACTCACCGACGGAAAGTCCGCACACGCTTTCTTTTCCGCAACCAAACCTGTCACCCTCCTTCGCGTCCCCAAGGGCACTGAATTTAAATTTGTCCGTCCCGCATCCATCGACAAACTCGGATACCCGGCACCATCTATCGTCAAAAAAAACAACTCCATCATCTACACTCAAAAAACTGCTGAGGAACTGGAATTTACCTTCGGGGTGCGTTGGCAGCCAATGGAAGACCACCTGCTGGTCGCCATCGCCACAGCCACAAACGAAAATGCAAAATCCCCCCGCAACCATGTCGACAAAATCATCGCCGACAGCTTCTCCTCAGGTTGGAAAAATCTTCACACCTCTCACAAATCCTGGTGGAACAATCTCTACAACGCATCCTCCGTCACCATCCCACGTCCACGACTCCAACACCACTACAACCTTGTTAAATACTACTACGGATCCGGCAGCCGTGCTCACGCCAGCCCAATGCCACTCCAAGGCGTGTGGACTGCGGACGCCGGAGGACTGCCACCATGGAAAGGAGACTACCACAACGATCTCAATACCCAAATGACCTACGTCGCTTGGCAGGCAGCAGGTCTCGTTGACCCCGGCATGTCCTATATCAACTACTACGTTGATCGTATGCCTCAGTTCCGAAAATACGGTAAAGACTTCTTTGATCTCGATACCGCCATGGTACCTGGAGTTATGACCCACAAAGGCCAAGCGATGGGCGGATGGGGTCAATATGCCATGAGCCTTACCGCCGGACTTTGGAACGGTCACGCCTTTTATCAACACTGGAAAACATCTGGCGATGATCAGTTCCTAGCCGACACAGCCTACCCTTGGTTCGAAGAAATCACTAGCTCCACACTCCAACTCACCGACGAAAAAAATGGAAAACTCTACCTCAAAACTTCGTCCAGTCCAGAGTGGCATGACCAGCGCTGGGAAGCCTATCTCGAACCCAACTCCAATTTCGACCAAGCGCTTCTTACATGGTCGCTCCAGGCTCTAGAGGAAATGGCGCACGCTCTCGGCAAGTCTAACGATGCAAAAAAATGGGCTGCCTACCAGAAAAAGATGCCGCCCCTTCAATTCGACCCTAAGACAAAAGCGCTTCTCGTCAGTAAAGGCACTCCCTTCAAAAACAGCCATCGGCATTTCTCACACGCCATGGCAATTCACCCACTCGCGACACTCAACATCGATCAGGGCGAAAAAGAGCGCGAAGCCGTACGTGCCACCGTCCGGCAATTAATCGATGAAGGCTCTGGAGCATGGGTGGGATACTCCTTCACATGGGCCGCATCACTCGCCGCTCGCGCTGGATTTCCCGACGATGCAGCCCGCCTGCTTACGGACTTTGAACGAGCCTTTGTTACCCGAAACGGCTTCCACGTAAACGGAGATCAAACAAAATCCGGACTCAGCGGATTCACCTACCGCCCATTTACCCTCGAAGGAAACTTCCTATTGATGGATGCCATTCATGAAATGTATTTGCAAAGTTGGGGTGATAAAATCCGAATTTTCCCCAGTGTTCCCGACACATGGGACGATGCAAGCTTCACCAACCTGCGTGCAGAGGGAGGTTTCAAAGTCAGTGCTGTAAGAAAGAACAAGCAAACTCAAAAAGTAACCATCACATCACAAAAAAAATCAACACTCAGGCTACAAAACCCATTCGGGTCAAAGGGATTCAAAAGCAACATACCCACAAAAATCGATAACGAAATCATCGCGGTAGTTCTACAGCCAGATCAATCAATTACCCTGATCTCAAACTAA